TCATACATAAACACACCTCCCGTCCGCTCAAGCCCTATAAAAGCATAATACCGTCCGTTCACCTGCCCAACAGCCAGCGCTTCAGGCTCTGGCCCTTTGTCATCGCTGCGGCTGTCACCTTTAGTCTTATCGTCGTTATTATTGAAGTGGGCACCCAATATATCCGCAGTGATTCGTTCGAAGTCATCACCGGAATCAAAAACGAGCTCACCTCTAGCGTCCCAGATTGAGAAAGAACGAGCACCGTAAGAGAAAAGCTTTTCAAACTGCCCATCGTTATCAGCATCTCCCAAAGTATTCGTAATTTTCAGTCGCGCCAGACCCGCTGAGCTTTTCACACTTTCATAGTTAGGGTGATCAGGAGAAACTTTTATTTTTTTCACCCGCACTTCCTCAGAAAAGCCGAGACATCCATCTTCGTCATCAAAATCAAGCCCTCCTGAAGCAAGACACTCTTTTTCAGAAAGGCTGTCATACCAGTAATCCCTGGCATCACCTTCGTTGGCACTGACCACGAAAGTCTCACCATTTACTGTATAAGAGACAATACTGTCGGGCTGGTACATACCATACACGCCAGACCACTGCTTCAGGTTTACACCGTCTTTATTGCTAAAGTCTGCCAGAAACTGACCAAAATCCTTAAAGCCCAAAGGCGCCACTTTTATAATTTCAGCCGTTTCTATATCAATAATCGCCAGCGCATTATTCTCCTGTAAGCTGACAAAGGCTGTCTTTGAATCCTCCGATACAGCTATATACTCCGGCTCAAGATCCTGAGCGACAGATGCATCGCGACCAAAAATTCGAACACGGTTATCCAGTTCCGAATGCCTCAGCCCACCTTTATTAAACGCTGCAAAACCGACCCTCCGAACTTCACCCACAGTACCATTGTCGTGAATACCAACAATACTGACAGAACCTTCAGGATCAACCTTGTAGTCGTCCGACGGCTCGCCTTCATTGGCGACCAGTGCATATTGACCATCAGGTGTGATTGTCACCATATCGGGTAACTCACCTACATAAACATAATCTTTGAAAAACACCCGGCCTGAGCGATTGACTTCAAAGAGCATTAAGACACCCTGCTCCTGTTTGTTATCCGCTTCAACAGCAACAGCCAGCAGATCACCGTGCAAAGCAAGGCTGTTAACGTTACCCAACGGCACTCTTGGTAAAAAACGCTGTAGGTTAATGGTTCCCCGTTTAGTCAGATTGGACTCAACAACAGGATTGACAAGTGGCTGACTGGTTAAGTGACTGGCATCAAGGATATCAATGGTTTTATTGCTTGAATTAACGACAAAAACTGACTGGCTTCCCGAATGCCAGCCCAATATTTCAGCAGCACCTTCATGATACATACCCGATGCGTAACGCCCCACAGGCTGCATATCCGGATGCTTGATCATGACACTCTGACGAGTATTAATCCTATGATCAGAAGCACACCCAGCGAGAATCGCAGCCAAAGCCATTAGGGCCAGAACCAAGGAACTTCTCAAATACTGAAGTTTCATTTGCCTTACCTGTTATTTTTATTGTTTACAAAATCGACAACAGTTATAGCGCAGAAAGATGATAAACAGATGACAGGCAGTCTACTGCCAGATACCCACTTACAAAATTATTATCGTTTTTAGAGCCTTGAAGGGCTTTATGCCCATCAACACTATTAGCTTAAAAAGAAGTCAAACAATACGACAGCATTACACTTGCCCAAATAGCAAAAAAGGCCACTCAGAACGAGCAGCCTTTTTGCTAGTACTCAGCGTTGTGCCTGAAGGCACGCGCTGTTGTTTGTAATGTTTATCACACTTCGCCGAAGTTAAGCGCTTCAGACAGAGCAGCTTCCACATCAGAAGCAGACACCTTAACCGGTGCTTCGAACTCTGGCTCTTCACGACCCTTCTTACGCTCAGCGTGGTAAGCAAGACCCGTACCCGCCGGAATCAGACGACCAACGACCACGTTTTCCTTCAGACCGCGCAGGTAGTCACGTTTACCGGTTACCGCAGCTTCAGTTAGAACTCGTGTGGTTTCCTGGAAGGAAGCCGCAGAGATGAAGGACTCTGTTGCCAGAGACGCTTTGGTAATACCCAGCAGTACACGGTCGAACTTGGCAGGGAACTTGTCTTCCGCACCCAGACGATCGTTCTCTTCCAGAACGGTAGTGTACTCAGTCTGATCACCGCGAATCAGAGTAGAGTCACCGGTATCGGTGATTTCTACCTTACGCAGCATCTGACGCAGAATGGTCTCGATGTGCTTATCGTTAATTTTTACACCCTGCAGACGGTATACGTCCTGGATTTCATTAACGATATAGCGAGCCAGCTCACCCACACCCAGCAGACGCAGAACGTCGTGCGGATTGGTAGGACCGTCGGAGATTACCTCACCTTTGGTTACCTGCTCACCTTCGAACACGTTCAGGTTACGCCATTTAGGAATCAGCTCCTCGTACGGATCGCTACCGTCGTTCGGAGTGATGACCAGACGCTTCTTACCCTTGGTTTCCTTACCGAAGCCGATGGTACCGGTAATTTCAGCCAGGATAGAGTGTTCTTTCGGCTTACGCGCTTCAAACAGGTCGGCCACTCGTGGCAGACCACCGGTGATGTCCTTGTTACCGCCGGACTGCTGTGGAATACGAGCAACGATGTCACCCACTTCTACAGTCGCGCCGTCGGCCAGGTTCACCAGAGCGTTTGCTGGCAGGAAGTACTGCGCAGGCACGTCAGTGTTCGGCAGTTTCAGTTCCTTACCGTTGGCATCCAGCAGCTGAATAGCAGGACGAATGTCCTTGCCCGCAGAAGGACGATCCTTCGGATCCATCACTTCAATGTTGGACAGACCAGTCAGCTCATCAGTCTGGGTCTTAACGGTAATGCCTTCTTCGAAGCCCAGGAACTTAACAGTACCGGACAGTTCGGTCACGATTGGGTGCGTGTGTGGATCCCACTTCGCAACTACCTGACCGGAAGACACTTCATCATCTTCCTTAACAGAAACAACCGCACCGTAAGGCAGCTTGTAACGCTCACGCTCACGACCAAATTCGTCGGCAATCGCCAGCTGACCGGAACGGCTGACAGACACCAAGGTGCCGTCTTTGCGCTCAACAGACTTCATGTTGAGCAGACGAGCAACACCCTTGTTCTTAACAGTAATGTTGTCCTGAGCAGCGTTACGAGACGCAGCACCACCGATGTGGAAGGTACGCATGGTCAGCTGTGTACCCGGTTCACCGATGGACTGAGCAGCGATAACACCAACAGCCTCACCCTTGTTAACCAGATGTCCGCGACCCAGGTCTCGACCATAACATTTCGCACAGATACCGTGGCGTGTGTCACAGCTGATTGGAGAACGTACTTTCATTTCATCGACGTTCATGCCTTCCAGACGTTTAACCCATGCTTCGTCGATCAGGGTACCCGCTGGAATAGCGATCTCGTCTTCGGAGCCTGGTTTGAATACGTCCAGAGCCACAACACGACCCAGAATACGCTCACCCAGAGGCTCAACCACGTCACCGCCTTCAATGTGCGGTGTCATCATCAGACCGTTGGTGGTACCACAGTCGTCTTCGGTCACCACCAGATCCTGCGCAACGTCTACCAGACGACGGGTCAGGTAACCGGAGTTCGCGGTCTTCAGAGCGGTATCCGCCAGACCTTTACGAGCACCGTGAGTAGAGATGAAGTACTGCAGTACGTTCAGACCTTCACGGAAGTTCGCGGTAATTGGCGTTTCTATGATGGAGCCGTCTGGCTTGGCCATCAGACCACGCATACCCGCCAGCTGACGAATCTGTGCGGCACTACCACGAGCACCGGAGTCGGCCATCATGTAAACGCTGTTGAAGGATTCCTGCTCTTCCTCTTCGCCCTGCTTGTTCAGAACGGTGTCGGACTTCAGGTTGTCCATCATGGACTTGGCCAGCATTTCGTTGGCACGGGACCAGATATCGATAACCTTGTTGTACTTCTCGCCTGCAGTTACCAGACCGGAAGCAAACTGGTTTTCGATCTCGCGCACTTCTTCGTTAGCGTCACGGATAATGTCCTTCTTGTTATCCGGGATAACAAAGTCGTTCACACCGATAGACGCGCCAGACAGAGTCGCGTAGTTGAAGCCGAGGTACAGCATCTGGTCAGCAAAGATAACGGTTTCTTTCAGACCAACACGACGATAGCTCGCATTCAGCAGGCCGGAAATAGCCTTCTTCTTCATGGTCTGGTTTACCAGTGAGAATGGCAGACCTTCAGGAACGATTTCCCAAAGAATCATACGACCCACAGTGGTGTCAGCCAGGAAGGTACGATCGTGTTCTACACCATCGTCGTCTTTGTATTTTTCGCTGACACGTACTTTAACGCGAGCGTGCAGCTCAACAGCGCCAGTACGGTAAGCGCGCATTACTTCGCGGATGTCCACGAATGCCATGCCTTCACCCTTGGCGTTGATACGCTCACGGGTGATGTAGTACAGACCCAGTACAACGTCCTGGGAAGGTACGATAATTGGTTCGCCGTTTGCAGGAGCCAGGATGTTGTTGGTGGACATCATCAGGGCACGGGCTTCCAGCTGGGCTTCCAGAGTCAGAGGTACGTGTACCGCCATCTGGTCACCGTCGAAGTCAGCGTTGTACGCCGCACACACCAGCGGGTGCAGTTGAATCGCTTTACCTTCGATCAGAACCGGTTCGAACGCCTGAATACCGAGACGGTGCAGGGTTGGTGCACGGTTCAGCATTACCGGATGTTCACGGATGACATCAGCCAGTACGTCCCATACTTCCGGTGTTTCGCGTTCTACCATCTTCTTGGCAGCTTTAATGGTGGTCGCCAGACCTTTGGCTTCCAGCTTACCGAAGATGAACGGCTTGAACAGTTCCAGAGCCATCTTCTTGGGAAGACCACACTGGTGCAGACGCAGGGTAGGACCTACGGTAATTACGGAACGACCGGAGTAGTCAACTCGCTTACCCAGCAGGTTCTGACGGAAACGACCCTGCTTACCCTTGATCATGTCAGCCAGGGATTTCAGAGGACGCTTGTTAGAACCGGTGATGGCACGACCACGACGACCGTTGTCCAGCAGCGCGTCTACAGATTCCTGCAGCATACGCTTTTCGTTGCGGACAATGATGTCAGGCGCGTTCAGGTCGAGCAGACGCTTCAGACGGTTGTTACGGTTGATCACTCGACGGTACAGGTCGTTCAGGTCAGACGTCGCAAAACGACCGCCATCCAGAGGTACCAGAGGACGCAGATCTGGCGGCAGAACCGGCAGAACGGTCAGAATCATCCATTCCGGGTTGTTACCGGATTTGTGGAACGCTTCAACCAGCTTCAGACGCTTGGACAGCTTCTTCAGTTTGGTTTCAGAGTTGGTCTGCGGAATTTCTTCACGCAGCATTTCCACTTCTTCACCCAGATCGATATCGTTCAGCAGAGCCTTGATCGCTTCCGCACCCATGCGGGCGTCAAAGTCGTCGCCGAACTCTTCGAGGGCTTCATAATATTGTTCGTCAGACAGCAGCTGGTTCTTTTCCAGTGTTGTCATA
Above is a window of Endozoicomonas montiporae CL-33 DNA encoding:
- a CDS encoding choice-of-anchor I family protein, with the protein product MKLQYLRSSLVLALMALAAILAGCASDHRINTRQSVMIKHPDMQPVGRYASGMYHEGAAEILGWHSGSQSVFVVNSSNKTIDILDASHLTSQPLVNPVVESNLTKRGTINLQRFLPRVPLGNVNSLALHGDLLAVAVEADNKQEQGVLMLFEVNRSGRVFFKDYVYVGELPDMVTITPDGQYALVANEGEPSDDYKVDPEGSVSIVGIHDNGTVGEVRRVGFAAFNKGGLRHSELDNRVRIFGRDASVAQDLEPEYIAVSEDSKTAFVSLQENNALAIIDIETAEIIKVAPLGFKDFGQFLADFSNKDGVNLKQWSGVYGMYQPDSIVSYTVNGETFVVSANEGDARDYWYDSLSEKECLASGGLDFDDEDGCLGFSEEVRVKKIKVSPDHPNYESVKSSAGLARLKITNTLGDADNDGQFEKLFSYGARSFSIWDARGELVFDSGDDFERITADILGAHFNNNDDKTKGDSRSDDKGPEPEALAVGQVNGRYYAFIGLERTGGVFMYDITNPKSPEYVRYVHNRDFKVDAAKEPEKAGDLSPEGMIFVAAENSPTGNPLLVIGHEVSGTTLIYEIR
- the rpoC gene encoding DNA-directed RNA polymerase subunit beta', whose amino-acid sequence is MKDLLNLLKTQGQTDEFDSIRIGLASPEMVRSWSYGEVKKPETINYRTFKPERDGLFCAKIFGPVKDYECLCGKYKRLKHRGVICEKCGVEVALAKVRRDRMGHIELASPVAHIWFLKSLPSRIGLLLDMTLRDIERVLYFESYVVVDPGMTTLEKNQLLSDEQYYEALEEFGDDFDARMGAEAIKALLNDIDLGEEVEMLREEIPQTNSETKLKKLSKRLKLVEAFHKSGNNPEWMILTVLPVLPPDLRPLVPLDGGRFATSDLNDLYRRVINRNNRLKRLLDLNAPDIIVRNEKRMLQESVDALLDNGRRGRAITGSNKRPLKSLADMIKGKQGRFRQNLLGKRVDYSGRSVITVGPTLRLHQCGLPKKMALELFKPFIFGKLEAKGLATTIKAAKKMVERETPEVWDVLADVIREHPVMLNRAPTLHRLGIQAFEPVLIEGKAIQLHPLVCAAYNADFDGDQMAVHVPLTLEAQLEARALMMSTNNILAPANGEPIIVPSQDVVLGLYYITRERINAKGEGMAFVDIREVMRAYRTGAVELHARVKVRVSEKYKDDDGVEHDRTFLADTTVGRMILWEIVPEGLPFSLVNQTMKKKAISGLLNASYRRVGLKETVIFADQMLYLGFNYATLSGASIGVNDFVIPDNKKDIIRDANEEVREIENQFASGLVTAGEKYNKVIDIWSRANEMLAKSMMDNLKSDTVLNKQGEEEEQESFNSVYMMADSGARGSAAQIRQLAGMRGLMAKPDGSIIETPITANFREGLNVLQYFISTHGARKGLADTALKTANSGYLTRRLVDVAQDLVVTEDDCGTTNGLMMTPHIEGGDVVEPLGERILGRVVALDVFKPGSEDEIAIPAGTLIDEAWVKRLEGMNVDEMKVRSPISCDTRHGICAKCYGRDLGRGHLVNKGEAVGVIAAQSIGEPGTQLTMRTFHIGGAASRNAAQDNITVKNKGVARLLNMKSVERKDGTLVSVSRSGQLAIADEFGRERERYKLPYGAVVSVKEDDEVSSGQVVAKWDPHTHPIVTELSGTVKFLGFEEGITVKTQTDELTGLSNIEVMDPKDRPSAGKDIRPAIQLLDANGKELKLPNTDVPAQYFLPANALVNLADGATVEVGDIVARIPQQSGGNKDITGGLPRVADLFEARKPKEHSILAEITGTIGFGKETKGKKRLVITPNDGSDPYEELIPKWRNLNVFEGEQVTKGEVISDGPTNPHDVLRLLGVGELARYIVNEIQDVYRLQGVKINDKHIETILRQMLRKVEITDTGDSTLIRGDQTEYTTVLEENDRLGAEDKFPAKFDRVLLGITKASLATESFISAASFQETTRVLTEAAVTGKRDYLRGLKENVVVGRLIPAGTGLAYHAERKKGREEPEFEAPVKVSASDVEAALSEALNFGEV